The genomic window tatgacaactgcttggcatctgacctcAAGGGgcgacagagggtagtgcatatagcccagtacattactggggctgagcgccctgccatccaggacctgtcaGAGATTGGCCCTAAAAATGATCAAAtaccagccacccaagtcatactgttctctctgctaccgcatggcaagcgataaCGATGtaacaagtctggaaccaacaggaccctgaacagcttttacctccaagctataagactgctaactagttagctaaatagttaaccaatagctacacgaaatatctgcattgaccctttttgcactaacttttttttaattcacatacactgctgttactgtttattaccTATCCCTttgcttagtcactttatccctacctatatgtgtgtatctacctcaattacctcgtacccctgcacatcgattctgtactggtaccatgtgtatatagccaagttattcattgtgtatttattccttgtgttattataaaaaaaaatattccttgtgttatatatatatgaaaaaataAGATATCTCCATTGTGGAGAAGGACCCATATGTACTCATTTCACtgtcagtctacacctgttgtttatgaagtatTGTGGGATTTTttttacacagggacactcgaagtcaatcttaaatgaatcattgtttattgtcattgcactggagaggttccaaacaactcaaagcaccatagtacacatgtcaatcaggagctcttcCTGGGcagacccagcagttgtcttatatacagctatacacagacaagttatatttgcgtgatttagcataattaattaatcattaccgtgttgtttcattcatgtgaccgaccaatattGTTTCAAAACATGTGACAGAACACTTACGAGGCTTCTCCTCTCTAacctgagaccttgaaactgagatgtCTTTCGTTCGTTCTCGGTCATTCGTTCTCTAAACacggtctgggcgtactgccaaattgcaggtACTGATAGGTCTgatttgtacagtcagccacttgcatgaacacagacatTGGTTATTggaacagcacatgaatagaacgCAAAAATTGgttataagaaaagcacaaacacTACAATTCCTGTTAcagaagcatgtgacaaataacattttatttgacacacgcacacacacacacatacacatgcacacatgcacgcacgcacgcacgcacgcacgcactcacaaacacccacacacacacgactaccATTACAACCTCAATGTATATATATACTATAACCAGATAATCTTAATTAATATCCAGTTTCTATCCGTTTACAAACCAACACTCCTTCACTGTGTATGAAAATATTGTAAACCATCATTCTCCAATGATGGTATTTTGCATCAGCTAATTCTCCAGAGAGTGTTTGTAGATGTCAGGAGAGATGGATCGGGTTAATCTATTACCAGACTAATAGGATTTAAGAGATGCCTCTGTCTTGTGAGTTGCACATCTACTCTCTTCTCGTCATCTGCCATTATTGATTTTGTGAGTAATGGATCTACAACCAATTCCATATGTGCAGAATAGAGGATTATGTCTGTGTCATTTTTCACCTTAGATATCCTTTCCTGGGAGAACAACAGAATAGGGACAATAGGGAGGCAGATCCGAACAATGCCCATGTGGGAACAAATAGCTCTTTATCCTATGCATTGTTGAGTGGCTGGCTCTAGGTTAGAGGCACCCTTTTCATACTATTGTGCCATTGCTCAGCCTTGCTCAGCCCTACCCAATCAAAGATGAGCATGACTCACAAAGAGTATCACCGTGATCTGTAAATGTTAATCATATGCTGGTATCACCCCTGAGAATGACCAGGGTGTAGCTCTGAATTCTGGGACATCATTTTTCAGACTCTAATGTACATTCCCTATTCTCCCCTCCTGTCGCTGCCCATGAGAGCAACACAGAACTGGCACAGAATTATATGAAGCTTGCTAAGGCCTGAGAGGAGAACTGATTTTGTCAGTATGTTTGTAGTGTATAGAAATCCCCAAAGAAGACAGTACGTGGTTATAGCGTTTCATGCTATCGTATTCTTTATGATTGTGGTTCGTGAATGAGGATTGCGGTCAGATTGATGAACACTATTGCTAAAATTGCATCCATCAGGTTAGATGAGTAGAAAGAGAATCTACAGTACGCCTTTGCTTCATgtaatcagtggtggaaaaataacccaattctcatacttgagtaaaagtaaagataccttaatagaaaatgactcaagtaaaagtgagtcacccagttaaacactacttgattaaaagtctaaaagtatttggttttaaatgtacttaagtatcaaaagtaaaagtaaatgctataaatcatttcaaattccttatattatgcaaaccacaTGGCACAACTCTAAACAAATTTTAaaaaagccaggggcacactccaacattcagacatcctttacaaatgaaacatttgtGTTTAGCGAGTCTGGGATGACCACGTTTTCTcgtgaatttggcagtactttttggtgtcagggatAATGAATGGGAGTAAAAATAacatattttctttagaaatgtagtggagtaaaagtaaaagttataaatagtaaattaaaatacagataccccaaaaaacaacttaagtaatacttaaaagtatttttacttagttactttacaccactgtatgtCTTTGCATTTGCACAGTGATCTCATCCGTCACATTTTTGTTTCTTGTAATGAGAATGCCCCTTATTAGACTTGAGGAGTCATTCACTGTTATACATTTTGTAAATATGAATCATTACACAATAATGGCAACTACTAAGAACTTTTGGGAGAGCATTTGGCAATAACCGGGGGATATAACCGTTGGTCTAATATGCATTCAAAGGTGATAATTCCCAATCAGCCTCTCCATCTCACCTTCTCACAGTGTAAATTGTTTCAGTACAGCATCCATGCTAATCCTATTAGGATTTGCAAGAAAGCAGGATGTTTCAGTCACAAGTGCCTCATTTCAAATTTGTGGAGATCATTGTTTCAGAAGACACGTATAATCACCTAAGTCTTCGCCATTCCTTCAGAGGAAACAGATCACTCATTATAACTGGAAGATAGCCCTCTTTGGAACTCATTTTGGATTGGGAGCCATATTTATCTAGCACATTTTCCACTTCAAGTAGAATTTGTATTAACTCCCATCATTAATTTTTGTTTAATCCCTAACTGACCGTGATGTAATTCTGTAATGTTGAATATTGACTTTCACAAGGGACTGAGGGTCTTGTTGATAGAATTTGATTCCATTGACCTTCatgtaatatattttttatttagttatatattttttatttcacctttattttgcctggtaggccagttgagaacaagttctcaattacaactgccacctggccaaagtaaagcaaagcagtgcgacaaaaacaacaacatagagttacacatgggataaacaaatgtacagtcaataacacaatagaaaaatctatgtacattgtgtgcaaatgtagtaagattagggtggtcaggcaataaataggccatagaggcgaaataattacaatttggcATTAACACtgcagtgatagatgtgcagatgaagatgtgcaagtagagatactggggtgcaaaagagcaaaaaataaaataaataacaatatggggataaggtagttgggtgtgctatttacagatggactgtgtacaggtacagtgattggtaagctgctctgacagctggtgcttaaagttagagagggagatataagtctccagcttcagtgatttttgcaatttgttccagtcattggcagcagagaactggaaggaaaggcggccaaaggaagtgttggctttggggatgaccagtgaaatatacccgctggagtgcatgctatgggtgggtgctgctatggtgaccagtgagctgagataaggtggggctttacctagcaaagacttatagatgacctggagccagtgggtttggcaacgaatatgtagcgaggaccagccaacgagagcatacaggtcgcagtggtgggtagtatatggggctttggtgagaaaatggatggcactgtgatagactacatccaatttgctgagtagagtgttggaggctattttgtaaatgacatcaaggatcggtaggatggtcagctATACAAGGGTAtgcttggcagcatgagtgaaggaggctttgttgcgaaataggaagccaattctagatttaattttggattggagatgcttatgtgagtctggaaggagagtttacagtctaaccagacacctaggtatttgtagttgtccacatattctaagtcagaactgtccagagtagtgatgctagtcgggcaggcgggtgcgggcagcatttggttgaagagcatgcattgagttttactagcatttaaaagcagttggaggccacggaagtagtgttgtatgccattgaagctcgtttggaggtttgttaacacagtgtccaaagaagggccagatgtatacagaatggtgtcgtctgcatagaggtggatcagagaatcaccagcagcaagagcgacatcatagaTTTATACAGAggaaagagtcagcccgagaattgaaccctgtggcactcccatagagaatgccagaggtccggacaacaggccctccgatttgacacactgaactctatctgagaagtagttggtgaaccaggcgaggcagtcatttgagaaaccaaggctgttgagtctgccgataagaatgtggtgattgacagagtcgacagagccttggccaggtcgatgaagacgactgcacagtactgtcttttatcgatggcggttatgatatagtttaggaccttgagcgtggctgaggtgcacccatgaccagctcggaaaccagattgcatagtggagaaggtacggtgggattcgaaattgtTGGCGATCTGTTTGTTAATTTGTATTTCGAAGATTTTTGAATGGCAGGGCAGGATGCATATAGGTCTATATCAGTTTCTGTCTAGAGTGTCTCTCCCTTTGAATTGTGGGATTACCGCGGCAtatttccaatctttggggatctcagacgatacaaaagagaggttatTAAAGGCCCATTGCCatcaaaaacatgatttcctgtattttttatttttctgaggttagaataatactgtgaaattccAAAAATtataatgccattttagtgtaagagctgtttggaaAGACCATCTGAAATGTCAGCTTGTTTGGgtaggatggagttttggcctacctggtgacatcaccatgcagtcaattagttaatagaccaataagaaagagagttccaaacctctctgccaataatttttttcttcagttttcccctccccctcAAACAACTCACAGACagtccccaaaaaattattgcttgagaaatttctCTTTGCAAAAAAAagatttttgtttctttttgaccgtTTTGACTGAAAAcagtcacagtaaggtacttaattgttacccagaaatgatttaataTTGACATAAAAATGGCTACATTGGATCTTTATGATACTGTGTCTCATTCCTCAAACAAATGAGATTAACTTTTTCATCCCTGAGTTGATTTTATTCAGGAGTTCATAGTACATTAAGGATGCAGGCCTTCTGGCTGGCACATTATACACAATTATTTTTATCCTCAGAGTCTGCGATGTGGACTAAGTCCTTTTCTCTACGGACCTCATCAGCCTTGTCACCGTATGTGCTGTTCTAATGTCTGACACAGCGATAAGGCATTGAGTTTGGTCACAATGAGTCACCTGGGAAATCATCCATTTTGTTacttttgtgcgtgtgtgtgtgtgttatattaaagGTTACGCACTTCATTGCCTGTGCTGCTGGTGATAACAACTGactgtccctctctgtgtgtctgtgccttaCCCCAGGGACTGTGTGCGTGGCCTAGTCATTGACGATGAAGTGGAACTTGTTCAAGAATAAGCCGGAGGCCATGGTAGGTCCAGAGCCCACGGGCACCGGTGCCACCATGACCGCGGCCCCAGCCGTAGCAATCGCCACCACAGTGGCTGAACCCCCAGGCAATGGTACAGAGTCCAAGAATGACATGTTCGAAGAGATCAAGAGCAAATTCTTGAACGAGATCGATAAGATCCCACGTAAGTCCTCCCTGTTTTTTTCCCACCTCTGACTCATACTCATGTACTATGCATGGTATAATGTTGGAACAGAAAAGACCAAGGTGAAAAATCTCAAAGGAGCTTAATCTAACccatactgtgtgtttgtgttgcagtcCCTTCCTGGGCTATCATAGCCATTGCTGTGGTGGCCGCCCTCCTCATCCTCACCTGCTGCTTTTGCATTATAAAGAAGTGCTGctgcaagaagaagaagaacaagaaggGCAAGAAGGGAAAGGATGGCTTCAACATGAAGAACATGAAAGGGGACGAGGTATGGTGCTTCAGGCTCCGCATATAAACTCAGCTGAGTTCACTACGAACAGGCAACTCCCAAAGACATAACTTATATCACACTCAGGGTTCTTATTTCATCTGAATGCAAAAGTCTTGTAAAAAGCAACAAGTTACTTATTTTTTGATGATGAGAGTAGAGAAACATGACCAGAAATGACTTCGGTATAGCTGACAGACAAACGCTATATATACActtaaaagtatgtggacaccacttcaaatttgtggattcggctattgcagccacacccgttgctgacaggtgtataaaatcgagccctcaaccatgtaatctccatagacaaacataggatgccacctttacaacaagtcagttcgtcaattttctgccctgctagagctgacccggtcaactgtaaCTGCTGTTGTGAAGTGGGAACGTCTAGAAGAAACAGCTGCTCACCCGTGAAGTGGTAgacaacacaagctcacagaacaagtccgccgagtgctgaagcgcgtagcgcctgtctcctcggttgcaacactcactgctaagttccaaactgcctccggaagcaacatcagcacaataactgtttgttgggatcttcatgaaatgggtttccatagcagccgcacacaagcctgagatcaccatgcgcaatgccaagtgtcggttggagtggtgtaaagcttgctgccattggactctggagcagtggaaaagggtcctctggagtgatgaagcatgcttcaccatctggcagtccaatggaagaatctgggtttggtggatgccaggagaacactacctaccccaatgcatagtgctggctgtaaagtttggtggatgaggaataatggcctggggctgtttttcatggttcgggctaggttcgggctccttagttccagtgaagggaaatcttaacgctatagcataaaatgacgttctagacgattctgtgctttcaactttgtggcaacagtttggggaaggccctttcctgtttcagaatgacaatgcccccatgcacaaagcgaggtccatacagaaatgttttgtcttgatcggtgtggaagaacttgacttgctGGCCTGTACagacccctgacctcaaccccattgaacacctttgggatgaattggaatgccgactgcgagccaggcctcactaatgctcttgtgtctgaatggaagcaagtccctgcagcaatgttccaacatctagtggaaagccttcccagaagagtggagaatgttatcgcagcaaaggggggaccaactccatattaatgagatgttcgacaagcaggtgtccacatactcttgaTCAGGTAGTGTATCTCCCAAGAGTTATTAGCCTACTAAACTACACACTACATAACAATAAGGCTACCTGTTTTATTTACTATATAATTGTTTCTTTTGTTGGAGGGACTCAGGAACGTTTCTGTCAATATCTATGTCGATTGGACCAACAACAAATGGTCATTAAGCAGTCCTTGGTGTATCAGTAAAAACCTTTGACCTTTCATCAACAGCACTTTACAACAGTTTTAGGGAGACATGTCGATAACCCCCTATCCTATCTGTTCTATTGATATTGTTGTTGTCATCATTTTAAAATGTGTgctgtaggggagagtggggtatgttGAGCCATGTTTTACACTCAGCATTACTAGGGAAATGTAGTATTATTTCTATcaaatatatagatatatttcaggatgtgtatccctggaaataatcataattcatgtaaacataacagttttgaaaacataccTTGTCCCGAAAGAATGTGGTCTCTTGGTAAGTTGAGCCGCCTTAGGGTGAGTGGGGGTGATGGTGTTCCGTGTCAATGGGTAATGGTGCTGGTATGTCAAAGTTTAATTAATGAAATGAGGGTGTGGTATTTTGTAAATCTTAAATGTACATATAATCTCTCTGTTCAATGTCACTTATCCTTCCATTTCTTGACCAGTTGTCTAGGACATGGATGTTTTTCAATGTGCCAATTCATAGGCAAGTTCTCTGCATTTGAGGATTTTAACCCCATGAAACTGACCCGCATGATTCTTGATATGTTTAGcaagctcagactccatgtcatcagataagacCTTGTGTGCCTCTGATACTATATCATTGCCTCTCTTTTGcacaggtactgtatattttagTTCTATTTTTTGTTAATGTACCTCTTCGATGTCATTCTTTCAAATTTGTATTCTCTCGCTGCTGCTCGAATGGGTCTCTCAGTAACCTTTAACGGGGCTAATACCTCTGCTTGTTTTACATTTGCATACACGGGACATGATGATGTCTGCTCTGACTGTAACCACAAAAATTCCAAATCTTGAGTTCATATGCATGACACATTGCAAAAATACTATGCATATAATGCATACAACTGACAAAATGCAGTCATAATTTGTATGGGGTATGGTGGCCATTGCCTCAACTTAAGCCTACCCcgtggccattggctcaacttaccacaaagcaaacattttgactatagtccacacagctacaaggatgcaatTTCATGCCAGGattaggacctcatattgtagcTTAGAGAGACCCCAACCGAAGTACAAACCAATCTTAAAACCatttactttggtttagatacaagaaTCAAGAAAACAACAAAGTAATTAGACTTTTTTAGACCTAAATTGATAACCattttttccatgtggtttcttccttcagagACTCCATGAAATTATGATCTCTTCCTAAATATGTGGTCATGggattcattttgtgtatggtttcctagaaacaaggggtggctcaactaaccctttggctcaacttacgcCACTCTTCCCCACTTCATTGTGACATACATTGAAAAATTACACACTTTGTTGTGGGGAAGGGACTAGGTAATCAGTGGGTAATGAGTAGAGAGAGCAGTGCCATATGTGGCATTCCAATTAGCGGATGACTGCTACAGAATCAAATTAAGACCCTACTTCTGTAGGGTAAGCTGGCCTCAATGCTTAAGGATAATGGATATGGTGCCTATGGACCTGAGGAGCCATATCTCAGACAGAGCAGAATAAACAGGGGGAGGAAAAGGGCTCCTGCTTAATTCCAGGCTGAATGTGTCTGATATCGTTAAGAGGGCCCCATGCACCAGTTAATTAAAACAATCAGTTAATTGTCTCCACATGATGAAAGATGGTCCTGAAAGTAGGACTTCTTTTTTTTTACGAACAGACAATCAGTGTGTCATTTTTCATCATCCTAGTGTTGTCTGTGTTGTTGACTGCCTACAGTGTTTGTTTTCTGGTGTGTCGTAACGTCaaacctcttcctctctctgctctcctccttcTCGCTCGGTGTCTTATGTGTGCACCGTGTTTCTTGACTGTGATGGACCCCTGATCTACGGTAGGTGGAAGGATCGCGGTGATGCTCTCTGGCCCATGGGcagatgacgatgatgatgatgagggggGTTTCATGGAGTGAAAGTCGTAGCTGCTTTGCTTTTCTAACATGTTTTGTAATGATGGCTTGAGAATGTAACTGAGAAAGCTATGGTCTGCTCCATAGACCCCGGAGAGAAAACTGAAAGGATTGAAATAACGCATCGCTTATGATGACAAACTCAACCCCAATATGGAACGTTTTGAACATAGTTTAAACGCAACCCACGATTAACACtaataatatactgtatgcaTGTGATAAAGGGCATGGTAGGCTGTTTGTGGACATGAGGACGACAATGATAACTGAATGACCAATCAATCTTAGAATAGTATTTTTCATCTGCACCCCAATTACTTTGTCACTCAATGAAGAGTGAGAacaagaataaaaaaataaaacacagttTTGCAGATGAAATAGTCATGCAAACTTGAACATGTCAGAAACAGGGTTACCATAACGGGCTGAAATCTAACTGAAATACTGTTTCTACATTATCCACATAGCCGGCTATGCCCTTTAATCTTGTAGCTACCATTTGGCTGGAATAATGGTGACCTGACTTGAGAGGAACGTTCCTTGGTgacacataaatggaataataaGAAAGCAAATAAGATTATGCAGGCTCTGCTTTTGGATTCTCTGTTAGCTATTTCcttgggaattttgggaaagatGTAAAAGTCAGGGTAAGCGTCTTTTTGAGATGTAAAATACAGGGTAAAACAATTGTGTCACCAAAGGAAATTTTGAATTCAAGCTAGCAAATATCATTCCTGTGTCCCTGATTGCATTAGAGACAGGATGGTATTCCACTTTGCCACCAGGTGAGGAGCAGGTAAGCGGGAGCAAAAACAAGCAGGTCCCGGTGCTACGCAATGCAAGTCAACGCAACAAACCCTGGTGCTGTGCAGCGCAAAGCAACGCAACACAGGCCTCCTGGAggtccactgtctgtctgtggcatGCTGTCTGTGGTGGGTGGGCTGGGGCACCCTCCTTCTGGCTGCTACAACTAACCCCTGGCCCCTGGCCCCTGATTTCTGATCCCTGTGTCCTGTGTTCTACCATCGCAGAAACAGGATGACGACGATGACGAAGGTGAGACAGGGCTGacggaggaagagaaagaggaagaggagaaagaggaggagaagctTGGCAAACTGCAGTACTCACTTGACTATGATTTCCAAGACAATAAGGTCAGTCAGTGGCCGACATGTTCCCCTTTGAATCATTGCTGGCACTGCTCAGGAAAACCTGCATTAGACTGTTTTATCATATTACAATATTTGTAGCATTGTCAGTCTATCAGTAAGACTCCATCAATTCTATAGGTTGAAGGCATAGTTAATCTAAATTACAGATTTATGGATATCCATAGAATAGACTGGTGGTGAGTCATCCACCTAGAAATGAGTGTTTACTGACCGAGACCACAGCTTTGGCATTGTTGAGTTCAAATCAGTAGGGCATGGTGGGAGCCTAATGGGCAAGCATGCCTGCATCACCTCAAAGTAGATTGAAACAAGCAATGTTTATTAACATAAACCCTTGAGAAATTTTACATTTATACATATGAGGATGATGTGGTAGTTgatttaaaaatatttttctcAGTTGTTGAAATGGTTCCTTTTTGATAGAGAAGCACAATGCTGCTTTGACGTGTTCCTCTTCTGCAGAAAAATGAATTAAAGCAAGTCACACTAGATGTTTAGCTTATTATACTCTCTGTTGAATTAAAGTGTCTATAGAGTTGACAATTCATTCAGGGCTGATTCTTATATAAGCTTAGCAAAAAACTGCTCCTATGTAAAAACATCAGCAGAATTGCGCAGCGACACTTTTGGGCAGTGACAGCTGGCAATTGTTGGAATTATGGTTGATTAAACGAAATATTCAAGAGAGTAGTGAATCGAGATCAGGGTTCTGGGAATGAGAGGGTATCTAGTATATTCAGCATTTTTGTGAATTAATGGCTAGAGTCAGTATTACAGTGAGTATGTCCGCTATGCAGGACATTGGCACTGTGATATACGTCCAAGAGGATAGAAAATGCTGAGTCATTCTGAAACAAGGAAGTCCCTTATGAGTCACTGACACAGGATCAGGGTTTGAGATGAAAATGTACATTAAAGCAAGTCCTTTCTTTCTAACTGAATCAATTAACTGAAACATAATCAATGACACTTAGCACAGGTACCCCTTTTTCAAACATGCAAAACTACTGTAACATTATTTTCTGTGACTTTCTTATGACATTGCAGCAAATACATTTGGCAGCTCTAGTGTGGATAGCTTGTTTCTTATCTTGGTCATCTAAGAGAGCTGTGGTGATTATTGCTGGAGTTTTAGGTTGTCAGCTTACAGACCACAAGCTTATGTAACAAGACTGCAGCATTTCTCTGCAGTAGTGACAGGAAGCATGCATTGGCACAAATTAATACATTAATGCATTTAGGTTTTTCACCTGATTTGACATTGTTGGCTTGTCTCAGCTCATCGGCACAAATAAATACATGAATACATGTTGAGATTGCCACCTGATACTGTTGGTTTGTCTCAGTGCTGTCTCTGACACCTGAACACTGTGCCCCTCCCCTCAAAGCTCACAGTGGGAATACTCCAAGCTGCAGATCTTATATCCATGGACAGCGGAGGCACCTCTGACCCGTACGTTAAGGTCTATGTCCTCCCAGACAAGAAGAAGAAGTTTGACACCAAGGTTCAAAAGAAAAACCTGAACCCTGTCTTCAATGAATCATTTGTTTTCAAGGTAAGTCATAGCACCGTTTCTGTACCAGAACTGTACAGTAGTTAATTGGAATGGAAAAGGCATCAATCATCCTGCCAAACTATAATGCTGAAAAAATATTGTCAGGCTAGGACAGCGGAGTCTCAAACTAAATGTAACAGTTTTAGTGttgtaaacatacagtacatgatatCCATTTTCCAAAATTAAGACTGTGGTTGAAGCCTTCATGTATTTTTCATTGTGAAGTCTTGCTGTGTTCACATTATATTGTAGAGCAGTGCTGGCTTGccatgtctgcctgcctgctatGTACCCTCAAGCCTGTGTACTAACTTCAGCTTTCTGTACTATTTAATGAGGTCCACGGAGACTCCACATGACTCTCAGGGTCAGTGCGAAAGCACTGTTTGCAATCTTACCACCACAG from Salmo trutta chromosome 16, fSalTru1.1, whole genome shotgun sequence includes these protein-coding regions:
- the LOC115151026 gene encoding synaptotagmin-2 isoform X1, whose protein sequence is MKWNLFKNKPEAMVGPEPTGTGATMTAAPAVAIATTVAEPPGNGTESKNDMFEEIKSKFLNEIDKIPLPSWAIIAIAVVAALLILTCCFCIIKKCCCKKKKNKKGKKGKDGFNMKNMKGDEKQDDDDDEGETGLTEEEKEEEEKEEEKLGKLQYSLDYDFQDNKLTVGILQAADLISMDSGGTSDPYVKVYVLPDKKKKFDTKVQKKNLNPVFNESFVFKLPYAELGGKTLVMSVFDYDRFSKHDIIGEVKIPMNTIDLGQPIEEWKDLESADKEEPEKLGDICISLRYVPTAGKLTVCILEAKNLKKMDVGGLSDPYVKIALLQGGKKLKKKKTTVKKNTLNPYYNESFSFEIPMDMMQKILVVVTVFDYDKIGKNDAIGKIFVGSKATGPGLKHWSDMLSNPRRPIAQWHPLQQEEDIDAALAGLNAKK
- the LOC115151026 gene encoding synaptotagmin-2 isoform X2, with amino-acid sequence MKWNLFKNKPEAMVGPEPTGTGATMTAAPAVAIATTVAEPPGNGTESKNDMFEEIKSKFLNEIDKIPLPSWAIIAIAVVAALLILTCCFCIIKKCCCKKKKNKKGKKGKDGFNMKNMKGDEDDDDDEGETGLTEEEKEEEEKEEEKLGKLQYSLDYDFQDNKLTVGILQAADLISMDSGGTSDPYVKVYVLPDKKKKFDTKVQKKNLNPVFNESFVFKLPYAELGGKTLVMSVFDYDRFSKHDIIGEVKIPMNTIDLGQPIEEWKDLESADKEEPEKLGDICISLRYVPTAGKLTVCILEAKNLKKMDVGGLSDPYVKIALLQGGKKLKKKKTTVKKNTLNPYYNESFSFEIPMDMMQKILVVVTVFDYDKIGKNDAIGKIFVGSKATGPGLKHWSDMLSNPRRPIAQWHPLQQEEDIDAALAGLNAKK